The nucleotide sequence CCGTCGGGCGGCAGCATCAGCGCCGCCACTCCGGCGGCGGCCACGAAGGCGACGTTGAACAGCACGTCGTACAGCGCGAAGACCCGCCCTCGGTAGGCATCGTCCACGGACGTCTGCACCACGGTGTCCGTCGCGATCTTCGACCCCTGGGTGATGAGCCCGAGAACGAAGGCGGCGACGAGGAAGGGGGCGGGGGCGAAGGTCAGGCCGAGTGTCGGTTCGAGCACGGCGGCCGCCGCGGCGCACACCGTCATCCATCCGAAGGGACCGAGCCGTCCCACAGCCCAGGGGGAGATCACGGCCGCCGCGAAGAATCCCGCGCCGGAGGCGGCGACGGCGAGCCCGAGGAGCCCGAGTCCCTCGGATTCCGTGGAGCTCCACGCATAGCGGCAGAGCATGAGCACGGTGACGAACAGGGCGCCGTAACAGAAGCGCATGAGGCCCACCGCAGCGAGGGCGCGGGCGGCCCGCCGTCGCTCGGCGAGGTGGCGCAGTCCCGCGATCAGGCCTCGGACCGTCGAGGCGAGTGTGGAGGCGAGCCGCTGCGGCACGAGGCCGGGATCGGGCCCGAGGAGCTCCCGGGACATACGCAGCGAGGCGAGGCCGGCGCAGAGATAGAGGAGGGCGCCGAAGGCGACCACGGCCGCGTTGGACTTGTCGGCCAGCAGCTGGATGCCGAACGCGAGACCGCCTCCCACGGTCGCGGCGAGGGTGCCGGCGGTGGGGGAGAGCGAGTTGGCCACCACGAGCCGTTCGGCGTCGACGACACGTGGGAGCGAGGCCGAGAGACCCGCGAGGACGAAGCGGTTGACGGCCGTGACGGAGAGCGCGGAGGCGTAGAAGAGCCACTCGGGGACGGCCGCGAGGATGAGCAGGGCGGTCCCGCCGGCGAGCAGGGCGCGCAGGAGGTTGCCGTACAGGAAGACCTGCCGTCGCTGCCAGCGGTCCAGAAGGACACCGGCGAACGGGCCGACGAGGGAGTACGGGAGCAGGAGGACCGCCATCGCGGAGGCGATCGCGGCGGGGGAGGTCTGTTTCTCGGGGGAGAAGACGACGTACGTGGCGAGGGCCACCTGGTAGACGCCGTCGGCGCACTGCGAGAGCAGCCGAACGGCGAGCAGGCGGCGGAAGTTCGTCAGGCGCAGGAGTACGCGCAGATCACGTACGACGGACATGGCAGCAAGACTCACATACGAAGAGGGCCCCCGGGCGGTGGCTCGGGGACCCTCTATCGACTGGGGTGCGGCGCTTTAGCGCTCGACCTCGCCCTTGATGAACTTCTCGACGTTGGCCAGGGCCTCGTCGTCGAAGTACTGAACCGGCGGCGACTTCATGAAGTAGCTCGACGCGGAGAGGATCGGGCCGCCGATGCCGCGGTCCTTGGCGATCTTCGCGGCGCGCAGGGCGTCGATGATGACACCCGCGGAGTTCGGGGAGTCCCACACCTCGAGCTTGTACTCGAGGTTCAGCGGGACGTCGCCGAAGGCGCGGCCCTCAAGGCGCACGTACGCCCACTTGCGGTCGTCCAGCCAGGCCACGTAGTCCGAGGGACCGATGTGGACGTTCTTCTCGCCCAGCTCGCGGTCGGGGATCTGCGAGGTGACGGCCTGCGTCTTGGAGATCTTCTTGGACTCGAGGCGGTCGCGCTCGAGCATGTTCTTGAAGTCCATGTTGCCGCCGACGTTGAGCTGCATGGTGCGCTCAAGACGGACACCGCGGTCCTCGAACAGCTTCGCCATCACGCGGTGCGTGATCGTGGCGCCGACCTGCGACTTGATGTCGTCGCCGACGATCGGGACGCCCGCCTCGGTGAACTTGTCGGCCCACTCCTTGGTGCCGGCGATGAAGACCGGAAGGGCGTTGACGAAGGCGACCTTGGCGTCGATGGCGCACTGGGCGTAGAACTTCGCGGCGTCCTCGGAACCCACGGGCAGGTAGCAGACGAGAACGTCGACCTGGCGGTCCTTGAGGATCTGGACGACGTCGACCGGCTCCTCGGCGGACTCCTCGATGGTCAGGCGGTAGTACTTGCCGAGACCGTCGAGCGTGTGACCGCGCTGGACCGTGACGCCCTTGTTCGGGACGTCGCAGATCTTGATGGTGTTGTTCTCGCTGGCGCCGATGGCGTCCGAGAGGTCGAGGCCGACCTTCTTCGCGTCGACGTCGAAGGCGGCGACGAACTCGACGTCACCGACGTGGTAGTCGCCGAACTGGACGTGCATCAGGCCGGGCACCTTGGCCGCCGGGTCGGCGTCCTTGTAGTACTCGACGCCCTGGACCAGCGAGGCGGCGCAGTTGCCCACGCCGACGATGGCTACGCGAACCGAACCCATTCCGGTTGCTCCCTGTGTGATCGTGGAAGCCCTGCTGTGCGCAGGGTTTCACTTGGCGGTGTCGTCGGACGGATCCGGCCGGGTACTGCCCCCGTGCCGGGGCAGGCCGCCCGTTTCTCCAGAATCGTTGTCGTGCAGAGCGGGGGCGTCGGAGCCGGATCGCTGATCCCGCCCTGCCCGCTCGCTCTCGATGAGCTCGTTCAGCCAGCGCACTTCGCGCTCCACGGACTCCATACCGTGGCGCTGCAGCTCAAGCGTGTAGTCGTCGAGGCGCTCGCGTGTCCGGGCCAAGGAGGCGCGCATCTTCTCCAGGCGCTCCTCCAGCCGGCTGCGGCGCCCTTCGAGGACGCGCATCCGCACCTCGCGCTCGGTCTGCCCGAAGAAGGCGAACCGTGCGGCGAAGTGCTCGTCCTCCCAGGCGTCCGGGCCGGTGTGCGAGAGGAGTTCCTCGAAGTGGTCCTTCCCCGCGGACGTCAACCGGTAGACGATCTTGGCTCGGCGTCCTGCGAGTGAAGCGGCGAGGGCCTCCTCGGGAGCGCTGCCCGGTTCCTCGATCAACCAGCCGTTGGCGACCAGCGTCTTGAGGCAGGGATACAGCGTTCCGTAGCTGAAGGCCCGGAAGACGCCCAGCGAGGTGTTGAGGCGCTTCCGCAGCTCGTACCCGTGCATCGGGGCCTCGCGCAGCAGGCCGAGGACGGCGAACTCGAGGATGCCGGAGCGTCTGCTCATGTCGTCGCCTCCTCCTCCGCTTCGGGGGTCCTTATGCCGTGCTGATGTATCGACTCGATACATCAGCACGATAGAACGGCCCCTGTGTCTCGACAAGTGGGACCGCCGTGACCGGCGTCACATCGTCAATTCACAGCGATCGACTTGCCTGATTTGGGGTGAACTCCGGCCC is from Streptomyces venezuelae ATCC 10712 and encodes:
- a CDS encoding inositol-3-phosphate synthase; its protein translation is MGSVRVAIVGVGNCAASLVQGVEYYKDADPAAKVPGLMHVQFGDYHVGDVEFVAAFDVDAKKVGLDLSDAIGASENNTIKICDVPNKGVTVQRGHTLDGLGKYYRLTIEESAEEPVDVVQILKDRQVDVLVCYLPVGSEDAAKFYAQCAIDAKVAFVNALPVFIAGTKEWADKFTEAGVPIVGDDIKSQVGATITHRVMAKLFEDRGVRLERTMQLNVGGNMDFKNMLERDRLESKKISKTQAVTSQIPDRELGEKNVHIGPSDYVAWLDDRKWAYVRLEGRAFGDVPLNLEYKLEVWDSPNSAGVIIDALRAAKIAKDRGIGGPILSASSYFMKSPPVQYFDDEALANVEKFIKGEVER
- a CDS encoding MFS transporter; protein product: MSVVRDLRVLLRLTNFRRLLAVRLLSQCADGVYQVALATYVVFSPEKQTSPAAIASAMAVLLLPYSLVGPFAGVLLDRWQRRQVFLYGNLLRALLAGGTALLILAAVPEWLFYASALSVTAVNRFVLAGLSASLPRVVDAERLVVANSLSPTAGTLAATVGGGLAFGIQLLADKSNAAVVAFGALLYLCAGLASLRMSRELLGPDPGLVPQRLASTLASTVRGLIAGLRHLAERRRAARALAAVGLMRFCYGALFVTVLMLCRYAWSSTESEGLGLLGLAVAASGAGFFAAAVISPWAVGRLGPFGWMTVCAAAAAVLEPTLGLTFAPAPFLVAAFVLGLITQGSKIATDTVVQTSVDDAYRGRVFALYDVLFNVAFVAAAGVAALMLPPDGRSPLLVVLVAVIYAVIALALRGERTEG
- a CDS encoding PadR family transcriptional regulator, with product MSRRSGILEFAVLGLLREAPMHGYELRKRLNTSLGVFRAFSYGTLYPCLKTLVANGWLIEEPGSAPEEALAASLAGRRAKIVYRLTSAGKDHFEELLSHTGPDAWEDEHFAARFAFFGQTEREVRMRVLEGRRSRLEERLEKMRASLARTRERLDDYTLELQRHGMESVEREVRWLNELIESERAGRDQRSGSDAPALHDNDSGETGGLPRHGGSTRPDPSDDTAK